The genomic segment TTCCCCATAATAACCACGagaatgttttttctctttaggTCTAGAGTTTGCATACAGGGAGGCACCGCCCTCAATGCAGAGCTTTGTGATGGGCCTGTTTTTCTTCGTGCAGTCCATAGGCAGTCTCCTGGGTGCTGCCCTGTACTCTTTTGCGGGTCATGTGCTTCACTGGACTACCGAGAGCTTCTACACTGTCGGCCCTCACCTAGACTGTTACTTTTTTCTGCTTGGTGCCATCATGCTTGTCAGTTGGTTGGTGTTTGTTGTGGTGTGCATTCGAAGCGGTTTGCCATTTTTTCAGAGAAGCTGGCCATGGGCGGAGTCCTTCCAGGGCTCCATGTACCAGTGATTTTCAGCCACTTTATCCAATTGGACGGTCAATAGCCACGCTCACATTGATTGAGTCACACCGTGGATACACAGAATACACATGCACATCAGAGTCGATGATATTTTGTATACTGGGTCATGTGGCAGGCGCTAACATCGCCAAGCTGCCAAAATAGAGACCTGAGAAggataaaatatttatcatatcatatcatatcattttCTAATTAAGGAAATTTTCCTGCTTCTGTAATCCCTTAACACAGAAGAATAAACATACATATAGGTTTTTAGAAAGTAAAGATTTataaatttaattttatgAGACTCTTATCTAACAGAAAATTCGCATGTTTATAGTGTAATGTAGATATAGTGTTATGTTTTAACATAAATAAGTAATTCACTATTGTGTTATTGGTTGTTTATTCATGACTGAATTTGCCTCGGTTTATCACCGAGTTTCCCCTCAGTTCAGATGGCTTATGGATAGCCTTGATCCGGATGAAGAGTCCGCACATTGTTCTGTAGCATTTGCCTTTTCCTCCTTATCCCTGTTTCCCGTGACATTCATCAAGTGTCGGTATGCCTTTGTTAACGTCTGCAGCGCGTGCGCGTGAAACTCCATCTCAAGCCGCACAAACTCGCGGAGAATTTTCCCAGTATCCTCTAGTTTTTCCCGCTCAAATCTCTCGACCTTTCTTTGAACCATTTTCTTGGAGTGTGCACTGGATATTTTGGCTTGATCTTCGCGCAGTTGAGCCTCGACAAATTTTCTCCTATCCATTGGAACTctatttttcatcttttccaAATTACACTCTTCGTTCTTGTGCTTGTGAATCAAGTTTTCGCACTCCCGAATTTCACGGTTCAGTTCATTGCACTTTGTTTCATAGACTCTAAATTCAGTTGCGATTCTTTCATGTATGTTCTGTGAAAGCGCGCCTTTTAGCTTTTGCACAGATGAATAACACTTGGAAAATTTATCGATGTGAACTGATACGTCCCTTTCCTCCAGTTCTTCGAATGAGTCCTTGATTTCTTCACAAAGCTTCGCCCCTTGGCTGCCCGACTTTTTGGTAAATGTGGCATATTTCTGCGTCCGTTTGGCGATTTGCTTGAAGTGGTGATCGACGAGTTTTACTCTTGCCTTGTGACTCCTCACATCTTCGTCTTGTGTTGTTTTTAGTGACATGTAAAGGCTGGAAAGCATGTCTTTTGTGCGCCTGCACTAGGTTGGGTTTTTTTCTGCgtctctgttgttttttgttgttatggCAAAACGCGTGTTTTGCTGCGCGCGCGCCTGTCTTAACTGCGCTCGTGCTTTTCAGTGTACGTGCACGCGCATACGAAAGGAAATTTGCACGGGTATTAACTTGCGTCGCGGACAACTTTTTTTGACAAAGCTTTTTACCCCAAGACGGCCTCCGATCTCTCTAATTTTTTCACAGCATGTCGAAAAGGTATTAGGAAAAGGCTTTGAAAGAGACTAAAGTATTCTAAAGATTGTTTGTACATTTCAAGCTATAAGTATATTATGGAATAGAAAATAAGGCTTTTTCATAATACACTTATGTCTCGAAATATACATACAATCTCTTTAGCTTCAATATCGTGTCACACGTACGTTTTTTCTAATGCGACCTGTCTCGCAAATAAAAtgttgcaggtcgcacgcgcatttttttttttgcgtttgaCACCCCCTTTGCAACCTTGTTTTGCATTTCCCAAAGTCGCACGAAAAGTAGAACGctcttctactttctgcaacaaattgtttcaagtcATAATGCTAAAATTGTGAAACTTAAATACACACGCCTCTAGCTCCGGGTTCCTGTGTAAAAGAAGCAATATGGGGGGCTGGTGTGAATTGTCAGCGGTCTTCCCCATGAGAGTAGTCTTCTGATTTCTCGTGTTTCAATGAAAGTTTTCACCTTTTTCCCTCTAAATTTTGTTTGaatctttaaaagaaaatccCTAAAAAAGATGCCGATCTTTAATGGTATGCTATCAGCAATATTTCTTCTGATCCCTTGTTATCTCTCTGCTCAATAAATGCTGATTCTCTGTTGTTTTTCAGTGAACGTGAAATGGGGAAAGGAAAAGTTTGGTGGTGTTGAGCTGAACACAGATGAGCCTCCACAAGTTTTCAAGGCGCAGCTATTCGCCCTCTCCAGCGTACCACCAGAAAGACAAAAAGTTATGCTTAAAGGAGCTGTACTTCAGGTTATCCTTCAGACATCATTTTTTTAGGTTATTCACAAATAAAGATTACGTCCAAGACTTCGATCGTACTTTGACTTGGTGCTTTTTGCAAAACCTCGTTACATAGTAATCAATTTGGAATAAGTTATATACttccttttttgtttgattagcTACATATTTAAACTATGCATGTTGTTTTCTCTTTATATGGCAGTACAGTCTTCGTAGATCTTAGAGTCTTTATGCATAtttatattgttttctttacaatgATTCAGCATAAAAATACAGGACCCTTAAataattctatttttttctgctgtaGTTTAGTTTAGCTTGAAGTCTTTGAATGCATGTTGTGCCCTTACTCCTTTAATCAATCCAACAAAGCGTTCTCTTCAGTGTTTTAATACTTGTTTTTTTAGGATGATGAGTGGGGAAACTTCAAGCTGAAAGACGTGAGTTTGAAACAGCTATTAATGAAACTCTGTAAATGTAATTGTCATATATCACAATGTTGTGCATACTTATAACAGCTACATCCATACAATGCTATAAATTGGTGAGCTTCTACGGGAGCTTCTACGGGATTCTGTTCCTGTTTTGCATGCAACAATTACTGCCAATTACTGCCACTAGGTATcagacaaaaataacaaaaacctTGTCATTTCACTTTTTGATTGGCAGGCCTAAACAATACCTCTTCTCTGATTCACATGTCCAATTAGGGTGTTTTGGATACATGACATGGCAAGAGGATATCACTTCTTGCATGTTCTATTGAGCGTATGCTGAATTTTGCCACATCGTGAAGAGGACACAAAGAAGCATGAAGTGCTGTCCTGGACAGAGTGCAATGTCTGCAAAAAATGTATGCACAATCGAACGTCatggatctaaatcaccctattGTGTTGTTTAGGGTGTGACACTCATGATGATGGGTTCCGTTGGGGATATACCAACAGCACCTGTGCAGAAGACAGTCTTCATGGAGGACATGTCTGAGGCACAGCTGGCATCTGCTGTAAGTAATCATGGGATTCCTGGATCAAGCTTGAAGCAATTCTTAGTGTCCTGGATTTTACTGTGGTCTTACAGTTTGTTCAGATTTACATAGGTTCAAATCCCTAAACTCTCAACTaatcaaaaataacaagtatATAAAGTCTCCTGTACTTTCACCAAAAATGCCATGTCTAGCCAAAATATTGCTAAACATTTCTCACACAAAAAATTGACATCCTTGTTCTTGATCAGCTTAGGCAGTAAACACTATTAAAGAAACCTTACtgaataatgatgatgcaTTTTTGATGACAAATGGAAAATACATCAAGAGTAACAAGCCTTTAATTATGAACTTGTAAAATGTGATCTTTATGTGGTCTTATTCTCATGCAGTTCAAGCTTCCAGCTGGTCTCAATAACCTGGGCAATACATGTTACATGAATGCTACTGTGCAGTGTCTGCGCAATGTTCCAGAGCTACACGAAAGCTTGACAAAGTAAGATCAAGTTGCACCTGTCAACAAAAgtcaaataacaaataatgaaTTCATGTACAGTATAATAGAATTGCTGAAGCTCACCCTCTTTGAATTGCTGCAGTATCGTCACCAGTTTGTTTAGATTTTATAATTTAGAGGGAACATATACTTAGAGTGCTGATTTTAGTGATTGATGTTCTGTTTGGTTTCAGTTATTCTGGTAACCTGGGGTTTGGTAGTGATATAGGCTCGCCTGAATCTGTCACTGTTGCTTTGCGGGATTTGTTCAAGACCATGGATAAGACTTCAGAGGCAGTGCCACCAATCATTTTCCTACAGGTAACACACATTATCCTTCAGAGGGCTGTGTTGGCTTTTATTGTTATGAAAATTTCTAAGACAGATAAGAATAACAAAGTTAAATGGGCTAGTGAAGAACCTTAAAGGCAGATATACACTCTCCAATTTTTTGGGGTCAACATGCTATGATTTGCCTGGGCACTGCTTTAGTCTGTTGCATGACATCAGATTTTTAGAAGTTTGGCTAGCACTAAATAAATGTGAACAACATCAGCTATGTACAGTGCTTGTAGATCagccttttgttttctttttcctaaTCCACCATGTTTAAGACCTAATTTTGGCATGTAGGTCCTCCACAAAGCATTTCCACAGTTTTCTGAGAAGACAGAACAAGGAATCTTCGCCCAGCAGGTTTGtctttaatttaattttgttcatatcattttattttattatattttattttattatggaGAAGGTGATGGGGCTGTGATATGATAAAGGTCCATAGTTAGATCTAGGGGAGATGGGGGGAGATGAGTTGGATGCAGTGCAATATTTTCAGAGATTTTGCTTGGAAATACGAAGAGATTTAAGAAATCAACAAATACCTCAAAACATTCTACGCGGAGCTTTTACTAAGCTGTTTTATTCAATGAAGAAGCAATGAGGTAGCTATTAAGCCTCATTCAAATAGTAAGGCTCTAATTTCCTTATTCTGCTGTACCCTTTtgaattttgttgttgttgttgttgtcaggATGCAAATGAATGCTGGACACAGATGGTACGTGTCCTGCAACAAAAGCTGCCTGGACAGCCACAGGCATGTGACGGCGAGGAGAAAGTGGCCACACCCCCTAGAGGATTTATGGATCAGTATTTTGGTGAgatttattttttgcacaTATATTAAATAGCTCAATGAAAAGCTAACTTACTTAAACTGAGaaaatgattttgttttttctcagGCATAGAATCAGAGTCAACGTATCCTTTAAATGTAGGCCagttttattttacatttctGGTGGATGTTATATTCTGTATTGTAGTTGCAGCTGTGCTTTAGTTGTCACCACTAGGTTGGAAGGTACTACAGTAAGCTCATATTTTGTCAGTACTCTTAATTTAGAAAGTGACCTAAATTGGCATGTTTTCTTCTTTGTTATAATGCCTGGGAAATACACCTAGAAGTTGTGACGATGTATCTGTGTAATCTGATTTAGTAGTACAGTCAAGTTACCTAGTATTTCCTTAATGGGCTGTTTAGCATGAAGTGTGTTGAAGCGCCGGATGAACCAGAAACCAAATCCAAAGAAACTCTTTTTCAACTCAGCTGCTTTATATCACAAGGTACAAAAATTACTTGAACTATGCTGTTTGTTTTTGATAATACAATTACTTTACAGTTATTGATAGTTATGGCATGTTTtatgtattgtttttttttttgtcagaggTGAAATACATCCACACAGGTCTTCAAAGTGTAAGTAGAAGTGGTACTGTCTTGACACATATAGAACTAGAAGATTAGTATTGTAGATTAGCTGCACTCTGATGTGTTCTTTAAATTATTCGCATTGTTCCTCTTCTTGTTTCTAGCGCTTAACAGAGAATATCACAAAGAAATCCCCATCACTTGGCCGGGATGCACAATATGTGAAGAAGGTTTGTATGTACTTTCCATCTCAAATTGTTTGAGTTGTTTTGATAGTCACATTACTGTGTccttttgttatatttattggaCTGGTCACATGACTGTTCCCTTGTGTTATATTTATTGGACTGGTCACATGATTGTTTACTTGTGTTATACAGTATTTGTTGGACTGGTCACATGACTATTTCCTTGTGTTATTTTTGTTGGACTGGTCACATGACTGTTTCCTTGTGTTATATTTGTTGGACTGGTCACATGACTGTTTCCTTGTATAATGTGTTGGACTGGCCACTTATACTATATTTCTTTGTGTTATTTTTCAGTCTATGCTTAGCAGGTTACCTGCATATCTTACTGTGCAACTTGTCAGATTTTACTTCAAAGAAAAAGAGGCTGTTAATGCCAAAATTCTCAAGGTATTTTAATGTGTAATTTTGATGCTATATGCGAACAACCAATAAGAGCTTTAATAGTTTTCAATGTAAGTTTGTACTTTAATAACAATTAGACAGTGAAAGGTTTCTGTTTTAATGAAGTCTTGTTAAGCtgcaaaaaattaaagaattaTACCCAATATATCAGGGGTTTCATCaagggtgttgggacatttcCCTGAGGGCCGTTGGATAGTTCAAGGCGTTGTAAATCCGCCAAACATTTGTAAAATGGAATGAAATTAGCAATGGCGTCATTGTTTATGAATCTCTCacttttgatgacgtcatcacatgACGTCACAACACAAAAATTCTATAATCGTAGCTGTTGAAGTAACAGCAATGAGAAATGTAGTTTTATAACATTATTCAGGAGGGTGCCTACGAAGTGACGTATGCGTTTCGATTCtttcaaataataaaattttcacacaattttttttttcaactgaaAATTTCGGAGAGTCGATATGTAGTTTTGTAGACGGCAACTAGGTGAATATTCTTTGCCTGAAAAAAATCATGATCAGTCCACTCTTCTCAAAGATTATAGAGTTGGAAACACAAACCGGAAGTAGAACTATCTACGCATGCGCAATTGAGTATTGCAATAAAGCCGTGTTACAAATGCGAGTGTTGTGAaagaattttgttttaaaaatattgattatTCTCTCTCTTTTTAACAGTGAAATACAGTACCGCTCACGAACATAGGGACACTGTTCGCGAAACTGTCGCGAAcaacgttcgcgaaattcgcgaacagcgttcgcgaaattcgcgaacgactttcgcgaaattcgcgaacatatagactgttcgcgaacacgctgttcgcgaacacgctgttcgcgaacagatgCAAAATAAACGGTTTGACGAACGGTAACGTGTGATCCAGGGCTTAATAACAGCTGGAACAGcgagaagccatttatttgacaaagacttgtattagacagagaattagtttggggaatgaatgccgatcgcttgatattccttgaagattttcgaatgtgtgttaactgctagcgaatacttttaaacagcgggaagccatttatttgacaaagcaaagacttgtactaaacacgggagaattagtttgaggagggaatgccgatcgcttgatattcttcgaagattgtcgaatgtgtgttaactgctagcgaatactttgaaaagcgggaagccatttatttgacaaagcaaagacttgtactaaacacgggagaattagtttgaggagggaatgccgatcgcttgattttcttcgaagattttcgaaatgtgtcagaaaactgctagcgtagacttaataacagcgggaagccattatttgacaaagacatgcaataaacacaggagaattagtttgaggaaggaacgccgatcgatcgcttgatattattcgaagattttctaaatgtgtgaaaactgctagcgaagacttaataacagcgggaagccatttatttgacaaagacatgtaataaacacatgagaattagtttgaggagggaatgccgatctcttgatattcttcgaagattgtcgaatgtgtgttaactgctagcgaaaACTTTGAAaggcgggaagccatttatttgacaaagcaaagacttgtactaaacacgggagaattagtttgaggagggaatgccgatcgcttgattttcttcgaagattttcgaaatgtaagaaaactgctagcgtagacttaataacagcgggaa from the Nematostella vectensis chromosome 4, jaNemVect1.1, whole genome shotgun sequence genome contains:
- the LOC116615749 gene encoding CBY1-interacting BAR domain-containing protein 1-like produces the protein MLSSLYMSLKTTQDEDVRSHKARVKLVDHHFKQIAKRTQKYATFTKKSGSQGAKLCEEIKDSFEELEERDVSVHIDKFSKCYSSVQKLKGALSQNIHERIATEFRVYETKCNELNREIRECENLIHKHKNEECNLEKMKNRVPMDRRKFVEAQLREDQAKISSAHSKKMVQRKVERFEREKLEDTGKILREFVRLEMEFHAHALQTLTKAYRHLMNVTGNRDKEEKANATEQCADSSSGSRLSISHLN
- the LOC5508860 gene encoding ubiquitin carboxyl-terminal hydrolase 14, coding for MPIFNVNVKWGKEKFGGVELNTDEPPQVFKAQLFALSSVPPERQKVMLKGAVLQDDEWGNFKLKDGVTLMMMGSVGDIPTAPVQKTVFMEDMSEAQLASAFKLPAGLNNLGNTCYMNATVQCLRNVPELHESLTNYSGNLGFGSDIGSPESVTVALRDLFKTMDKTSEAVPPIIFLQVLHKAFPQFSEKTEQGIFAQQDANECWTQMVRVLQQKLPGQPQACDGEEKVATPPRGFMDQYFGIESESTMKCVEAPDEPETKSKETLFQLSCFISQEVKYIHTGLQSRLTENITKKSPSLGRDAQYVKKSMLSRLPAYLTVQLVRFYFKEKEAVNAKILKDVKFPMSLDVYDLCSEELRTKLTPQREKFKEMEDRKLQEAQDLKAKAKGPKSEEKLEPMEVDGKKKESKLEPYWFADDVGSNNSGYYELTAVLTHQGRSSSSGHYLAWIKKKDDEWYKCDDDKITMVTSEEILKLSGGGDWHCAYVLLYAPRRLETVVETPAV